In Triticum urartu cultivar G1812 chromosome 6, Tu2.1, whole genome shotgun sequence, the following proteins share a genomic window:
- the LOC125515120 gene encoding probable CCR4-associated factor 1 homolog 7: MAMSDLAAAVISKANGGVDGEEPVEIREVWADNLEAEFALIRDVVDEFPFVAMDTEFPGIVCRPVGAFRSPADYNYATLKANVDMLHLIQLGLTFSGPTGELPALGAGRRRCVWQFNFREFDDERDIFATDSIELLRHSGIDFRRNAERGVDARRFAELLMSSGVVLNDAVYWVTFHAGYDFGYLLKILTCNSLPDTQAGFFKLMKIYFPTVYDIKHLMKFCNSLHGGLNKLAELLDVERVGESHQAGSDSLVTSCAFWKLKDSFFAGSTEKYAGVLYGLNAENGVSAH; the protein is encoded by the coding sequence ATGGCGATGTCGGATCTCGCGGCCGCGGTGATCTCCAAGGCCAACGGCGGCGTGGACGGCGAGGAGCCGGTGGAGATCCGGGAGGTGTGGGCGGACAACCTGGAGGCGGAGTTCGCGCTGATCCGCGACGTCGTCGACGAGTTCCCCTTCGTCGCCATGGACACCGAGTTCCCGGGCATCGTCTGCCGCCCCGTCGGCGCCTTCCGCTCCCCGGCCGACTACAACTACGCCACCCTCAAGGCCAACGTCGACATGCTGCACCTCATCCAGCTGGGGCTCACCTTCTCGGGCCCCACGGGCGAGCTTCCTGCCCTCGGCGCCGGACGCCGCCGATGCGTCTGGCAGTTCAACTTCCGGGAGTTCGACGACGAGCGCGACATCTTCGCCACCGACTCCATCGAGCTGCTCCGCCACAGCGGCATCGACTTCCGCCGCAACGCCGAGCGCGGCGTCGACGCCCGCCGATTTGCGGAGCTGCTCATGTCCTCGGGCGTTGTGCTCAACGACGCCGTCTACTGGGTGACCTTCCACGCGGGATACGACTTCGGCTACCTGCTCAAAATCCTCACCTGTAACAGCCTCCCAGACACACAGGCTGggttcttcaagctgatgaagataTATTTCCCCACCGTCTATGACATCAAGCATCTCATGAAGTTCTGCAACAGCCTGCACGGCGGGCTGAACAAGCTCGCCGAGTTGCTCGATGTGGAGCGTGTTGGAGAGTCACATCAGGCCGGGTCCGATAGCCTGGTCACGTCTTGTGCGTTCTGGAAACTCAAGGATTCCTTCTTTGCTGGATCAACCGAGAAATATGCAGGCGTGCTGTATGGGCTCAACGCAGAGAATGGTGTCAGTGCACATTGA